A segment of the Aromatoleum aromaticum EbN1 genome:
GCGACCGGATATGCGCAGATTGAGTTTGCCGCTCTTGTTCCGGGTGTCGAAGTGCAGGTCGATGGCCGCACGCTCGAACAGGCCCGGGACGGTCAACAGGCCTCTGCGGCAGCGGACCACACGTTCGAGGCGAAAGGCCGGGCAACGGATGGTGATACCCTGCCAGTCGCGCTTGCCGATCGCGAAGCGTTCGATCGCCAGTTCAGCGGCCTCGCCTTCGTCGCCCAGCCGAACGTGCAGGCCGTCAATGACGAAAACAGGATGCGTGAGGCGACCCAGGTCGAGTTGCAGGGTCCGCGCTCCGGCAAATCCTGACCACGCCAGGAGCAAAAGCAGAAAAGCCAGACGCATCATGCGTCGGCCGGAACGGAGCTCAGCCCGGAAACACGCCGGTCGACAGGTACCGGTCGCCACGATCGCAGATGATGGACACGATCACTGCATTTTCCAGTTCGGCAGCAATGCGGACGGCGACGTGCATCGCGCCGCCGGAGGATATTCCGGCAAAAATGCCTTCCTCGCGCGCCAGGCGCCGTGTCATCTCCTCGGCGTCGGCCTGGCTCACGTTTTCGAGCGCATCGACCCGCGGTTTTTCGTAGATCTTCGGCAGATAGGCTTCGGGCCACTTGCGGATGCCCGGGATCTGCGAGCCCTCGTCGGGCTGGCAGCCGATAATCCGGACTGCCGGATTTCTTTCCTTCAAAAAGCGCGAGCAGCCCATGATCGTCCCGGTCGTGCCCATGCTGCTGACGAAGTGCGTGATCCGGCCGTCCGTCTGCTCCCAGATTTCCGGACCAGTGGCTTCATAATGAGAGAGCGGATTGTCCGGATTCGCGAACTGGTCAAGGATGATGCCCCGGCCTTCATCGCGCATCCGCTCCGCGACGTCCCGGGCCATTTCCATGCCGCCGTCGCGCGGAGTCAGGACGAGCTCGGCGCCGAATGCCCGCATGGTCTGGCGCCGCTCGACGCTCTGGTTTTCCGGCATCACGAGGATCATCTGGTAACCGCGCATCGCCGCAGCCATCGCCAGCGCAATCCCGGTATTTCCGCTGGTCGCCTCGATCAGCGTATCGCCGGGGCGGATCTCGCCGCGCGCTTCCGCCTGCACGATCATCGACAGCGCCGGCCGGTCCTTTACCGATCCGGCCGGGTTGTTGCCTTCGAGCTTCGCGAGAATGACGTTGTTGCGACCCGCGCCGATGCGCTTGAGGCGCACCAGCGGCGTGTGGCCAACGTAGTCTTCCAGCGTCTTGTAGTCCATATCCCTGTGTTCCGGTCTGATTTCGATGAGCCGATAGTAAGCGTGGAGCCCGTCCGCGCAAACCCGCGGGGCGACATAAGCTTATATCGGCAATCGTTCCGGAACGGGGCTCAGCGCATGTCGTTATACACAACTCAGGCCGCCTCATCGCGTAGCGCCTGTATGGTGGCGGCGGCATCCATGACGCGCTGCAAGCCCAGCCAGATGGTCTTCACACCCGGCTCGCCGTCGCCCTTGCGCGCCAGGAAGCCGCCGAGGGTGGCGATCAGGCGCAGCACTTCGTTGATGGTGGGCGGGGTGGCGGGCGGTTTCTTCTTCGTGAGCAGATACGCGCCGCGGATCTCGTCGGGGTCGAAGAAGAGCGTGGCATCCAGCTCGGGGCAGGTTCGGCCGGTGCGCATCAGATGCGCGATGCGCCAGGCGACGACCATGAACAACGCCAGCGCGCGCTCCAGGCGCTCGATGGCGGACAGTTGCAGCGCTTCGATCCGACAGCCGTTCTTGAGCACGTGAAAGAAAGTCTCGATCTCCCAGCGCGCCCGATACCAGTCGATCAGCTCGACCACGTCGGCAGCCGTCGCAGCTTCCCGGTTGGTGAGCAGGCGCCACTCCACGGGCTTGGTGCCGGCCGGCGCGCCGATCTCGCGCGCCACGATGCAGGTGGCCGATACCGTGCCCGCCTTGCCCGCAGGCAGGCTGACCCGTCGGGCCCACAGTTGCTGGCGCACCTCGCGCGCCTTCTGGCCGTGGCGCGAGCCCATCGTGAACACGATCTCGCCCAGCGGCTCGCCTGCGCAGGTGTGCGACCACAGCTTCGCGCCCTCTGGCAAGCAACGGTTGTGCTTGGCCCGCACCAGCCAGTCGGCCGGCGTGCCCAGCGTCTGGGCGCGCAGCATCATTTCCATCAGATCCGCTTCGCGGTCGGCTACATACACCAGGCGGGTGGTCGCCATCCCCGTGGCCAACTCCGCGACCCGCTCGTAGCCTTCGGGCCAGCGCGCGCTCTCCTTGATGCTGGTGCGCTCGCCTGGTTCATCGACATCCTCGCGCGCCCACATCCACGCATCGAGCACGCCCAGCGGTTCGCGCTCGGGCGTCACCGCATAGGTCGGGTGCAGGTACATGCCGCGGCGCGCCTCGTAGTTCAGCCGCCCCAGACCCGCGATGCCCTGCCCGTTGAAGTCCAGCTCGGTCGTGTCCTGCAGGCACAACACCACCGGATGGGCACGCATGCGGCTGCGGGTGCGCTCCCAATGCGGCGCCAGGATCGCCTGCCAGTCGACCTCGTCGTTGCCCAGGAAGCGGTACGCGCCAACCGTCTCGCCCCAGCCCCGGCACGCCATCGGAATGCCCGCCGTCGGCTTCGCCGACAACCGCTCCATCAGCACCTTCGCCCGCTTGTTCAGTCTCTCGTCGCCCAGCGCCATCCCCGCAAACTCCTCCACCACCCAGCTCTTCGTCGCCAACAGGTCACCCAAATTGCAAAAGTAGACGCGTTTTTATATGGGTTTACAAGCACTTCGTGTAAGTCATTGAAGGTCAACGATTATTCAGATCGGCGTGCCGGCGGTGCGGAGTTGTGTATAACGAGATGGGCTCAGCGCCGTCCGATGCCGTGATATTCAAGGCCGACCCGTGCCATGACCGACGGTTCGTACATGTTGCGCCCGTCGAAGACCACCGCATGCCGCAGCGTCTGCTTGATCCGGATGAAATCCGGGCTGCGGAACTCCTTCCATTCGGTGACGATGATCAACGCATCGGCACCTTCAAGGACCTCCATCGGCCGCTCGGCATAGGCCAGCCGCGGTTCGTCACCGAAGATACGCCGCGCCTCGTCCATCGCGACCGGATCGTAGGCAACGAGCGTAGCGCCACGGCGCAGCAATTCGGCGACGATTATCCGGCTCGGTGCGTCCCGCATGTCGTCGGTGTTGGGCTTGAAAGCGAGGCCCCACAGTCCGAAATGGCAGCCCGACAGATCCTCGCCGAACCGGGCGACGACCTTGTCGACGAGACGCAGCTTCTGCACCTCGTTGGCCACCTCGACAGCGTTCAGGATCAGCAGATCATGTCCGCGCTCGTGGCCGGTGTTGATCAGCGCTTTCACGTCCTTCGGGAAGCACGAACCACCGTAGCCGCAACCGGCGTAGAGAAAGTGCCAGCCGATGCGGGGGTCCGAGCCGATGCCCTGGCGCACGAGTTCAATGTCGGCGCCGAGCGTCTCGGCGAGGTTCGCCAGTTCGTTCATGAAGCTGATGCGGGTCGCGAGCATCGCGTTGGCAGCATATTTCGTCAGCTCGGCGCTCCTGACATCCATCATCAGCATCTTTTCGCGATTGCGCTGAAACGGGCCGTACAGTTCGCGCATCAGATCAATCGCGCGCTCGTCGTCCGCACCGACGATGATCCGGTCCGGACGCATGAAGTCATCGACCGCCGCGCCTTCCTTCAGGAATTCCGGGTTCGATACGACACTGAACGGAAAATCGACTTCGCGCGCCGCCAACTCCGCAACGATCGCCTCGCGAACGCAGTCACCCGTACCGACCGGAACCGTCGACTTGTTGACGATGACGCGATAGCCGTCCATGTGCTTGCCAATGTTTCGTGCCGCCGCGACCACGTACTTCAGATCCGCCGACCCATCTTCGTCCGGCGGTGTCCCGACCGCGATGAACTGGATCGTTCCGTGACGCGCTGCACGTTCGACATCGGTGGTGAAGAACAGCCGTCCGGCCTCGACATTGCGGCGCACGATCTCCAGCAGCCCCGGTTCGTGGATCGGAATTCCGCCGCCTTTGAGGATGCGGATCTTGGCCGGATCGACATCCAGGCACAGCACATCGTTGCCGACATCGGCGAGGCAGGCCCCACTGACGAGTCCGACATACCCGGTACCCACGACGGTGATTTTCATGAATCGTCCTCAGTCGGAAGAAACAACGAACCGGCGGGCGATCCACGCGCAGCCGGCAAAACATGTCATCGGCGCTTACGGCGCGAGATCGTATTCTTCCGTGCGGCGCGGAGGATATGTTTCCCAGCCGCCACACGCCGGGCAACGCCACTGGAACTGGCGCGCCTTGAACCCGCATTCGGCGCAACGATAACGCGCAACCCGGCGGGTGTGACCGTGGATTAACTGTTTTACAAGTTCGATGTCACTGCGCTGCTCGGCCGGCGCGTTCAGCAATGCGGCTTCGAGCAACTTGTCGAGCCCGAGCAGCGTCGGATTGCGGCGCAGCTCTTCCCTGACAAGGTCATAGGCCGCGCGCGACCCCTCCTTTTCGAGCTCCCAGTGGAACACTTCGTCGAGGAGATCGAGCGAGGAATGACGCTCGAGCCATGAGCGCAGCAGCGTCTGCCCCTGCTCGACCCGGTCTAGCCGCTGGTGGGCGTCCATGATGCGTTCGGCGACCAGCGCAAGGTAAACCGGATCCTGGCTCTCGACGCGCTTCCACACTTCGATGGCCTCGTCGTAGCGCTTCTCCGCCGCCATGAGATCGCCGAGGACGATGCTCGCGCGGACACACTGCCGGTTGATCGCGAACGCCTGGTCGAGATGGCGCCGGGCTTCCTCGTTCCGCGAGCTGGCAAGGGCGAGGGTCGCCAGTTCGCAATAGAAATTCGCGACTTCCTTGCGCCACAGGACGCTCTCGTGATCCGGCAGGGCCTTTGCCGCCTCGATCGCCTTTGCCCAGTCCTTTTCCTGCTGGTAGATCTCGAGCAGGAAACGCGCCGCAATGTCATTGAGGCGGGTGTCCCGAAGCTTCAGGAACACCGCCTCGGCGCGATCCAGCAACCCGGCCTTCAGATGATCCTGGCCAAGCTCGGCGAGCGCCTGAAGGCGTTGCTCGTCGGAGAGGTCCTCGCGGTCGACAAGGCTCTGGTGCATGCGAATGGCGCGATCGGTCTCGCCGCGGCGTCGAAACAGGCTTCCCAGCGCGAAATGCAGCTCGATCGTTTGCGGATCGATCTTCACTGCTTCGATGAATGCATCGATCGCCTTGTCTTGCTGTTCATTCAGCAGAAAGTTCAGACCCGACAGGTACGAACGCGGCAGCGCGCGCGATTCATGCACCACCTGACGTATGTCGATGCGGGCTGCCAGCCAGCCCAGCGCAAAAAAAAGCGGTAGCGCCAGAAACCACCAGAATTCGATTTCCATCGCTCAAAAAGTCTCGGGCGCCTGGACTTCGGCCGTGCTCGGGACCGGGTGGGTCGGGCGGTCGCGCGCGGCGCGCTCCAGCTGGCGCCGCAAGCGGCCGATTTCGCGTCGCTGACGCAGCAGCGAGCCGAAAGTCGCGGTCACGCCGAGCAGGGCACCCGCGGTGAATGCGACGAGGATGACGAACACCAGCGGCAGCTGCCAGCTGCTGCCGAAAAAGAAGTGAAGGCTCACGAGATGGTCGTTCTTCACTGCGAAACCGAACAGCAGGAAGAACAGCAGGAGCCGGATGATCCACATTACGACGCGCATGGGATGAATTATCTCCGAGCGAAGGGCAAAAAAGAAGGCGGCTTGCGCCGCCCTCCCGGACATTCATGATGCAGACCCGACCGCCGCGCAGCTCATCCGGCGATATCGACGCGCTCGCGCAGCTCTTTGCCGGCCTTGAAGTGGGGCACGTACTTTTCCGGAACCAGAACCTTGTCCCCGGATTTCGGATTACGCCCTACCCTCGGCGGTCGGTAGTTCAATGCAAAGCTGCCAAATCCCCGGATCTCGATGCGATCCCCGCGCGCAAGCGCTTCGGACATCGCATCGATCACCATCTTGACCGCGTAATCGGCGTCTTTTGCGACCAGCTGTGGAAAACGCGCCGCCAGCCTCGCAATCAGCTCCGATTTGGTCATATCCAACCGGACTTACTGCTTCTGCTCGTTGAGCTTGGCCTTCAGCAGCGCACCAAGGTTCGTGGTACCGCTGGCTGCGGAACTGTCCGATGCGAACTTCTGCATCGCGTCGCTCTGCTCGGCCTGATCCTTCGCGCGGATCGACAGGTTGATCGAACGCGTCTTGCGGTCCACGTTGATGATCATGACCTCGACTTCCTGGCCTTCCTTCAGCACGGTCGTCAAGTCATCGACACGATGCGCAGCAGCTTCCGAAGCCCGCAGGTAGCCTTCGACATCCTCGTTCAGCGCGATCACCGCACCGCGCGCCTCGACCGATTTCACTGTGCCGCCAACGATGCTGTTCTTCTCGTGGGTCGCGATGAAATTCGTGAACGGATCGCCTTCGAGCTGCTTCACGCCGAGCGAGATGCGCTCGCGCTCGACGTCGATCGCCAAGACCACAGCCTCGACTTCGTCGCCTTTCTTGAAGCGACGCACCGCCTCTTCGCCGGTATCGCTCCAGGACAGATCGGACAGATGCACCAGGCCGTCGATGCCGCCATCCAGGCCGATGAACACACCGAAATCGGTGATCGACTTGATCTGGCCGCGAACCTTGTCGCCCTTCTTGTGGTTGATCGCGAAATCATCCCACGGGTTCGACATGCACTGCTTCATGCCGAGCGAGATGCGGCGGCGGTCTTCGTCGATCTCGAGGATCATCACTTCGACTTCGTCGCCGAGCTGAACGACCTTGGTCGGATGGATGTTCTTGTTGGTCCAGTCCATTTCGGAGACGTGGACCAGGCCCTCGATGCCCTGTTCGACCTCGACAAACGCGCCGTAGTCGGTGATGTTGGTCACCTTGCCAAACAGGCGGGTGCCCTGCGGGTAACGGCGCGAGATGCCGACCCACGGATCTTCGCCGAGTTGCTTGAGGCCGAGCGAGACGCGGTTCTTTTCCTGGTCGAACTTAAGCACCTTGGCGTCGATCTCGTCGCCGACGTTGAGAACTTCGGACGGGTGACGCACGCGACGCCATGCGAGGTCGGTGATGTGCAGCAGGCCGTCGATGCCGCCGAGATCGACGAACGCACCGTAATCGGTGATGTTCTTGACGATACCCTTGATGACGGTGCCTTCCTTGAGGTTCGCGAGCAGCTTTTCGCGCTCTTCGCCCATCGTCTCTTCGAGCACGGCACGGCGGGACACGACGACGTTGTTGCGCTTGCGGTCGAGCTTGATGACCTTGAATTCGAATTCCTTGCCTTCGTACGGCGAGGTGTCCTTGACCGGACGCATGTCGACCAGCGAGCCCGGCAGGAACGCACGGATGCTGTTGGTCATGACCGTCAGGCCACCCTTGACGCGACCCGAGATCAGGCCCTTCACTAGGGAGCCTTCGTTGAGTGCCTTTTCCAGATCGTTCCAGGCTGCGATCCGCTTCGCCTTCTCGCGCGACAGACGGGTTTCACCGTAGCCGTCTTCCAGCGCGTCGATAGCGACGTGGACGAAGTCGCCGACCTGGACTTCGAGTTCGCCGCGGTCGTCGCGGAACTCTTCGATCGGCACGTAGCTCTCGGACTTCAGCCCGGCATTCACGACGACGAAGTTGTGGTCGATGCTCACGACTTCGGCGGTGATCACCTCGCCGGAGCGCATCTCCTGACGGGCAAGGCTTTCTTCGAACAGGTCGGCAAAACTTTCCTGGAAATCGGAAACGGGGGTGGCAGTGGTCATAAAGAGTGAAGGTCCAAAAGCCGCCCGAAAGCGGCTACCAGTAGAGGATTGAAAATCAGAAAACAAACTCTTGCGAGTCTGCTTCTCGCCTGCGGGAACGGGCTAAGAGCGGACCCGGTCGAGCACGAAACCGACCGCCTGCTCCACATCGACTTTGGTCGTATCCAGGAGCACCGCATCCGGCAATTTCTTCAAAGGAGCGACAGTGCGGGCGGCGTCGCGCGCATCCCGTTCATGAAGATCCTTTAAAAGACTTTCCATGCTAGCACCCATTCCTTTTTCCATCAACTGCTTATAGCGACGCTGCGCGCGCGCCTCGACAGTCGCGGTGAGGAATATCTTGACTGTCGCATCCGGGAACACGATCGAGCCCATGTCGCGCCCTTCCGCAACGAGTCCGGGCGCACGACGGTAATCGTGCTGGCGACCGAGCAGGGCAGCGCGCACCGCAGGCAATGCCGCCACCCGGGAGGCACCGACCGAACACGTTTCGCTGCGGATAGCGTCAGTGACGTCCTCGTCGTCGAGCATCACTCGCGCTGCGCTGAACCGGGCGGGCAAGCACGCAGCGAGCGCCGCGAGCGCCGGCTCGTCATCCAATGAGAGCTCCGCACGCCTTGCCGCGAGCGCGACCAGACGGTACAGCGAACCGCTGTCGAGGTAGTGGTAACCCAGCGCGGCGGCGACCCGCGCGGCGACCGTGCCCTTGCCGGAGGCCGACGGTCCGTCGATCGCGATGACCGGGACAGGCCGGGTGATGCTGGCGAAACACTCGAAATAGGTCGGGAAAGTCTTGTTCACGCATTTCGGCTCATTGATGCGCACGCGGCAGCCGCCGAGGCTCACCAGCGAGAAGCACATCGCCATGCGGTGGTCATCGTAGGTGTCAATCGCAGCCGGCACGAGCTTCGCAGGGGGCGTGACGCGCAGGAAATCCGCCCCCTCCTCCACTGCGGCGCCGACTTTACGCAATTCTTTCGCCATCGCTGCGATGCGGTCGGTTTCCTTGACCCGCCAGCTTGCAATATTGCGCAGCGTGCACGGACCGTCGGCAAACAGCGCCGCGACGGCGAGCGTCATCGCGGCGTCGGGAATATGGTTCAGGTCGAGATCGAACGCCTTCAGCCGTCCGCTCTCCGGTGCACGCGCTTCGATCCAGTTGTCGCCGATATCCACCCGGGCGCCGAGTTCGGCGAGCGCCTCGGCGAAGCGCACGTCGCCCTGGATGCTGCTGCGGCCCACGCCTTCGACGCGAACCGGCCCACCGCCGATCGCACCGGCGGCGAGAAAGTACGAAGCCGACGATGCGTCCCCTTCGACGAACAGCGTGCCGGGGCTGCGGTAGCGCGCGCCCCCGGGAACGGTGAAGCGGGTCCAGCCCTCGCGCTGCACCTCGACGCCGAAGCGGGCCATCAGATCGAGCGTGATCGAGATGTACGGCTTCGAGATCAGCTCGCCGACGACTTCGATCGTGGTCTGCGTTCCGGTGAGCGGCAAGGCCATCAGCAGCGCGGTGAGGAACTGGCTCGAAACGTCGCCTCGCACGCGCAGCATGCCGCCGGGGCGAATCGCGGCGGGCAGGATATGCAGCGGCGGGAAGCCTTCGACACCGAGATAGCGCACGTTCGCACCGACCTGCCGCAGCCCGTCGACGAGGTCGCCAATCGGCCGCTCATGCATCCGCGCCACCCCTGTCAGGCGGTATTCGCCCCCTGACAGCGCGAGCGCGGCGGTCAGCGGGCGGAACGCTGTGCCGGCATTGCCCAGGAACAGGTCCGCGGCCTTGACCGGAAAGGGCCCGGCGACGCCGTCGACCCGATAGTGGTCGCTGTCGCCCTCGCGTGCCCACGAGACGCCCAGCGTGCGCAGCGCGTCGAGCATCCGCTCGACGTCGTCGGAGGCGAGCAGGTCACGGATTTCCGTTCGTCCCTCGGCGAGGGCAGCAAGCAGCAGGGTGCGGTTCGAGATGCTCTTCGAGCCGGGCAGGCGCACCTGCCCCGTCGCGTCGAGCATCGGCGGAAGGTCGATGAAGTCCATAGTCATTCGGGTGTGGGAACAGCGTTGGCGGCAGTGGAAAATTGCTCGGCCCAGGCGTTGCGCGCCCGGCGCGCCTCGCCGAACAGTTGCTCGAGCCGGTCGCCGTCGCCAGACAGCAGCAGTGCCCGAAGCTGCGCGAGCTCGGCCAGATACTGGTCCAGTTCGCCCAGCAGCGCCTGCCGGTTGGCGATGCAGATATCCCGCCACATCTCCGGATGGCTGCCCGCGATACGCGTGAAATCGCGAAAGCCGCTCGCGGCGTACCCGAACAGCTGTTCGGCGTTGGACCGTCCGGCAAGGTCGTGCACCAGCCCGAACGCCAGCAGATGAGGCAGGTGGCTGACCGCGGCAAACACGCGATCGTGCTCCTGCGGCGGCATCTCGTGCATCAGCGCCCCGCACGCTTCCCACGCTTCGCGCACGCGCAGCACCGCCTCCGGCTCGTTTTCCGGCAGCGGCGTGACGACGACCTTCCTGCCGTCGTACAGCCCGGCGAATGACGCCTCGACACCGCTGCACTCGGCGCCGGCGATCGGGTGCGCCGGGACAACATACGGGAGGTGGTCGGGAAGATGGCGGTAGATGGCCTCGATGACGTCGCGCTTGGTACTGCCAGCGTCCGTGACCACCGTGCGCGGCGCCAGATGCGGCGCCATCGCCGCCATCACCGCATCCATCTGCCCGACCGGGGTAGCCAACAAGACGAAATCGGCGCCGTCCAGGGCGTCGGCCCAGCCGGCAGCCGCCTTGTCGATGACGCCCAGGGCCACTGCGCGGGCAAGCGACGCGGGGCTGCGGCCGAGCCCGACGATACGCCTGACCAGTCCGGCCCGGCGCAGCGCCAGCGCGAACGAGCCGCCAATCAGGCCGACGCCACAGACGACCAGCTTG
Coding sequences within it:
- the cysM gene encoding cysteine synthase CysM is translated as MDYKTLEDYVGHTPLVRLKRIGAGRNNVILAKLEGNNPAGSVKDRPALSMIVQAEARGEIRPGDTLIEATSGNTGIALAMAAAMRGYQMILVMPENQSVERRQTMRAFGAELVLTPRDGGMEMARDVAERMRDEGRGIILDQFANPDNPLSHYEATGPEIWEQTDGRITHFVSSMGTTGTIMGCSRFLKERNPAVRIIGCQPDEGSQIPGIRKWPEAYLPKIYEKPRVDALENVSQADAEEMTRRLAREEGIFAGISSGGAMHVAVRIAAELENAVIVSIICDRGDRYLSTGVFPG
- a CDS encoding IS4-like element ISAzo5 family transposase, translating into MGDLLATKSWVVEEFAGMALGDERLNKRAKVLMERLSAKPTAGIPMACRGWGETVGAYRFLGNDEVDWQAILAPHWERTRSRMRAHPVVLCLQDTTELDFNGQGIAGLGRLNYEARRGMYLHPTYAVTPEREPLGVLDAWMWAREDVDEPGERTSIKESARWPEGYERVAELATGMATTRLVYVADREADLMEMMLRAQTLGTPADWLVRAKHNRCLPEGAKLWSHTCAGEPLGEIVFTMGSRHGQKAREVRQQLWARRVSLPAGKAGTVSATCIVAREIGAPAGTKPVEWRLLTNREAATAADVVELIDWYRARWEIETFFHVLKNGCRIEALQLSAIERLERALALFMVVAWRIAHLMRTGRTCPELDATLFFDPDEIRGAYLLTKKKPPATPPTINEVLRLIATLGGFLARKGDGEPGVKTIWLGLQRVMDAAATIQALRDEAA
- a CDS encoding UDP-glucose dehydrogenase family protein — encoded protein: MKITVVGTGYVGLVSGACLADVGNDVLCLDVDPAKIRILKGGGIPIHEPGLLEIVRRNVEAGRLFFTTDVERAARHGTIQFIAVGTPPDEDGSADLKYVVAAARNIGKHMDGYRVIVNKSTVPVGTGDCVREAIVAELAAREVDFPFSVVSNPEFLKEGAAVDDFMRPDRIIVGADDERAIDLMRELYGPFQRNREKMLMMDVRSAELTKYAANAMLATRISFMNELANLAETLGADIELVRQGIGSDPRIGWHFLYAGCGYGGSCFPKDVKALINTGHERGHDLLILNAVEVANEVQKLRLVDKVVARFGEDLSGCHFGLWGLAFKPNTDDMRDAPSRIIVAELLRRGATLVAYDPVAMDEARRIFGDEPRLAYAERPMEVLEGADALIIVTEWKEFRSPDFIRIKQTLRHAVVFDGRNMYEPSVMARVGLEYHGIGRR
- the lapB gene encoding lipopolysaccharide assembly protein LapB — translated: MEIEFWWFLALPLFFALGWLAARIDIRQVVHESRALPRSYLSGLNFLLNEQQDKAIDAFIEAVKIDPQTIELHFALGSLFRRRGETDRAIRMHQSLVDREDLSDEQRLQALAELGQDHLKAGLLDRAEAVFLKLRDTRLNDIAARFLLEIYQQEKDWAKAIEAAKALPDHESVLWRKEVANFYCELATLALASSRNEEARRHLDQAFAINRQCVRASIVLGDLMAAEKRYDEAIEVWKRVESQDPVYLALVAERIMDAHQRLDRVEQGQTLLRSWLERHSSLDLLDEVFHWELEKEGSRAAYDLVREELRRNPTLLGLDKLLEAALLNAPAEQRSDIELVKQLIHGHTRRVARYRCAECGFKARQFQWRCPACGGWETYPPRRTEEYDLAP
- a CDS encoding LapA family protein translates to MRVVMWIIRLLLFFLLFGFAVKNDHLVSLHFFFGSSWQLPLVFVILVAFTAGALLGVTATFGSLLRQRREIGRLRRQLERAARDRPTHPVPSTAEVQAPETF
- a CDS encoding integration host factor subunit beta, with product MTKSELIARLAARFPQLVAKDADYAVKMVIDAMSEALARGDRIEIRGFGSFALNYRPPRVGRNPKSGDKVLVPEKYVPHFKAGKELRERVDIAG
- the rpsA gene encoding 30S ribosomal protein S1 gives rise to the protein MTTATPVSDFQESFADLFEESLARQEMRSGEVITAEVVSIDHNFVVVNAGLKSESYVPIEEFRDDRGELEVQVGDFVHVAIDALEDGYGETRLSREKAKRIAAWNDLEKALNEGSLVKGLISGRVKGGLTVMTNSIRAFLPGSLVDMRPVKDTSPYEGKEFEFKVIKLDRKRNNVVVSRRAVLEETMGEEREKLLANLKEGTVIKGIVKNITDYGAFVDLGGIDGLLHITDLAWRRVRHPSEVLNVGDEIDAKVLKFDQEKNRVSLGLKQLGEDPWVGISRRYPQGTRLFGKVTNITDYGAFVEVEQGIEGLVHVSEMDWTNKNIHPTKVVQLGDEVEVMILEIDEDRRRISLGMKQCMSNPWDDFAINHKKGDKVRGQIKSITDFGVFIGLDGGIDGLVHLSDLSWSDTGEEAVRRFKKGDEVEAVVLAIDVERERISLGVKQLEGDPFTNFIATHEKNSIVGGTVKSVEARGAVIALNEDVEGYLRASEAAAHRVDDLTTVLKEGQEVEVMIINVDRKTRSINLSIRAKDQAEQSDAMQKFASDSSAASGTTNLGALLKAKLNEQKQ
- a CDS encoding bifunctional 3-phosphoshikimate 1-carboxyvinyltransferase/cytidylate kinase, yielding MDFIDLPPMLDATGQVRLPGSKSISNRTLLLAALAEGRTEIRDLLASDDVERMLDALRTLGVSWAREGDSDHYRVDGVAGPFPVKAADLFLGNAGTAFRPLTAALALSGGEYRLTGVARMHERPIGDLVDGLRQVGANVRYLGVEGFPPLHILPAAIRPGGMLRVRGDVSSQFLTALLMALPLTGTQTTIEVVGELISKPYISITLDLMARFGVEVQREGWTRFTVPGGARYRSPGTLFVEGDASSASYFLAAGAIGGGPVRVEGVGRSSIQGDVRFAEALAELGARVDIGDNWIEARAPESGRLKAFDLDLNHIPDAAMTLAVAALFADGPCTLRNIASWRVKETDRIAAMAKELRKVGAAVEEGADFLRVTPPAKLVPAAIDTYDDHRMAMCFSLVSLGGCRVRINEPKCVNKTFPTYFECFASITRPVPVIAIDGPSASGKGTVAARVAAALGYHYLDSGSLYRLVALAARRAELSLDDEPALAALAACLPARFSAARVMLDDEDVTDAIRSETCSVGASRVAALPAVRAALLGRQHDYRRAPGLVAEGRDMGSIVFPDATVKIFLTATVEARAQRRYKQLMEKGMGASMESLLKDLHERDARDAARTVAPLKKLPDAVLLDTTKVDVEQAVGFVLDRVRS
- a CDS encoding prephenate dehydrogenase, which produces MVMIDKLVVCGVGLIGGSFALALRRAGLVRRIVGLGRSPASLARAVALGVIDKAAAGWADALDGADFVLLATPVGQMDAVMAAMAPHLAPRTVVTDAGSTKRDVIEAIYRHLPDHLPYVVPAHPIAGAECSGVEASFAGLYDGRKVVVTPLPENEPEAVLRVREAWEACGALMHEMPPQEHDRVFAAVSHLPHLLAFGLVHDLAGRSNAEQLFGYAASGFRDFTRIAGSHPEMWRDICIANRQALLGELDQYLAELAQLRALLLSGDGDRLEQLFGEARRARNAWAEQFSTAANAVPTPE